The following are from one region of the Neurospora crassa OR74A linkage group III, whole genome shotgun sequence genome:
- a CDS encoding acetyl-CoA carboxylase: MADTTASDAVVQASYAAKHNLAPHFIGGNRLENAPPSKVKDFVASHDGHTVITNVLIANNGIAAVKEIRSVRKWAYETFGDERAIKFTVMATPEDLQANADYIRMADHYVEVPGGTNNHNYANVELIVDIAERMDVHAVWAGWGHASENPKLPESLAASPKKIVFIGPPGSAMRSLGDKISSTIVAQHADVPCIPWSGTGVSEVKVDDNGIVTVPDDVYLKGCVSSWQEGLEKAREIGFPVMIKASEGGGGKGIRKVLNEDNFESLYNAAASEIPGSPIFIMKLADSARHLEVQLLADQYGNNISLFGRDCSVQRRHQKIIEEAPVTIAKPMTFKAMEEAAVRLGRLVGYVSAGTVEYLYSHADDKFYFLELNPRLQVEHPTTEMVSGVNLPAAQLQVAMGIPLHRIRDIRLLYGVDPRTASEIDFEFKNPESEKTQRRPTPKGHTTACRITSEDPGEGFKPSNGVLHDLNFRSSSNVWGYFSVGSAGGIHSFSDSQFGHIFAYGENRAASRKHMVVALKELSIRGDFRTTVEYLIKLLETEAFEENTITTGWLDELISKKLTAERPDPILAVVCGAVTKAHIASEGCMTEYRAGLEKGQVPSKDILKTVFPVDFIYEGYRYKFTVTRSSADSYHLFINGSKCTVGVRALSDGGLLILLNGRSHNVYWKEEVAATRMSVDSKTCLLEQENDPTQLRTPSPGKLVKYTVENGEHVSAGQTFAEVEVMKMYMPLIAQEDGIVQLIKQPGATLEAGDILGILALDDPSRVKQAQPFLGQLPEFGAPVVVGSKPAQRFRLLYDTLQNILMGYDNQIIMQQTLKDLIEVLRDPKLPYSEFTAQFSALHARMPQKLDAQLTQVLEKASSRSAEFPARNLGKVFQKFLDENVASKVDAELLKTTLAPLTTVIDQYSEGQKVHELNVIRDLLTSYVEVERLFSGRRLQDEEVILKLRDENKEDIKKVTQTVLSHSRVAAKNSLILAILDEYRPNKPNVGNVSKYLRPVLRKLAELESRQTAKVSLKAREILIQCALPSLEERTAQMEHILRSSVVESRYGETGWDHREPSLDIIKEVVDSKYTVFDVLTLFFAHEDPWVSLAALEVYVRRAYRAYVLKKIEYHTDETETPSFLSWDFSLRKLGHSEFGLPIQSAAPSTPGTPVDSTFKRISSISDMSYLSHKTQDEPTRKGVIIPCKFLDDADELLSRALEKLPVLGARKRNSVIPDLNEKRRPPLQRLETFDELSAVVNVAVRDAEGRSDEEILKEILPLVHQHREDLFARRVRRITFVCGRNDGSYPGYFTFRGPEYVEDDSIRHSEPALAFQLELGRLSKFKIKPVFTENKNIHVYEAIGKGVETDKRYFTRAVIRPGRLRDEIPTAEYLISEADRVINDIFDALEIIGNNNSDLNHMFLNFTPVFQLQPEEVEHSLQGFLDRFGPRGWRLRVAQVEIRIICTDPATGMPYPLRVIITNTSGYVIQVELYAERKSEKGEWVFHSIGGTTKIGSMHLLPVNTPYPTKNWLQPKRYKAHLMGTQYVYDFPELFRQAIQNSWVKAVRMDSSLADKQPPVGECIEFSELVLDDHDNLIEVSREPGTNTCGMVGWLIRARTPEYPNGRKFVVVANDITFNIGSFGPKEDNFFFKCTELARKLGIPRIYLSANSGARLGLATELMPHFSVAWNDPSKPEAGFKYLYLDDAGKKRFENTVITEEITEGDEKRHKIVTIVGAEDGLGVECLRGSGLIAGATSRAYNDIFTCTLVTCRSVGIGAYLVRLGQRAVQIEGQPIILTGAPALNNVLGRQVYTSNLQLGGTQIMYRNGVSHLTANDDFAGVSKIVEWMSFVPDKRNNPVPISVSVDTWDRDVVYTPPQKQPYDVRWMIGGKEDENGYQPGLFDKDSFVETLGGWARTVVVGRARLGGIPMGVIAVETRSVENITPADPANPDSIEQVANEAGGVWYPNSAFKTAQAINDFNNGEQLPLMILANWRGFSGGQRDMYNEVLKYGSFIVDALVKFEQPVFIYIPPFGELRGGSWVVVDPTINPVAMEMYADVDARGGVLEPEGIIGIKYRKDKQLETMARLDPVYADLKRQSADASLPKEESDAIKQKMTEREQQLLPVYAQISVQFADLHDRAGRMKAKGVIREVLEWQNARRFFYWRVRRRLNEEYILRRIISATTPGGAPSKALTASSTKERARHLQLLQAWSGIEKFDTADREVAVWYEENRHLVQTKIDALKAEAITTEMRDLIRAASKGSDDAAWKGVRDILSVMPVEEREKVVKYLTTL, translated from the exons ATGGCGGACACAACAGCGAGCGACGCCGTCGTCCAGGCTTCGTATGCCGCCAAGCACAACCTGGCCCCCCATTTCATTGGCGGCAACAGGCTTGAGAATGCCCCTCCCTCCAAGGTCAAGGACTTTGTGGCCTCCCACGATGGTCACACTGTCATCACCAAC GTCCTTATTGCCAACAACGGTATTGCTGCCGTCAAGGAGATTCGCTCAGTAAGGAAATGGGCTTACGAAACATTCGGCGACGAGCGCGCCATCAAGTTCACCGTTATGGCCACCCCCGAAGATCTGCAGGCCAACGCCGACTACATCAGGATGGCCGATCACTATGTTGAAGTCCCCGGCGGCACAAATAACCACAACTATGCCAACGTCGAGCTGATCGTGGATATTGCCGAGCGTATGGATGTCCACGCCGTGTGGGCTGGTTG GGGTCACGCCTCCGAAAACCCCAAGCTCCCCGAGTCCCTTGCGGCTTCCCCCAAGAAGATTGTCTTCATTGGTCCTCCGGGTTCTGCCATGCGCTCCCTTGGTGACAAGATTTCCTCGACAATTGTTGCCCAGCACGCCGACGTTCCCTGTATCCCTTGGTCTGGTACCGGTGTTAGCGAGGTCAAGGTCGACGACAATGGCATTGTTACGGTTCCCGATGACGTTTACCTCAAGGGCTGCGTCAGCTCGTGGCAGGAGGGTCTGGAAAAGGCCAGGGAAATTGGTTTCCCAGTAATGATCAAGGCCTccgaaggtggtggtggcaaggGTATCCGCAAGGTCCTCAACGAGGACAACTTCGAGTCGCTCTACAACGCTGCCGCTAGCGAAATTCCCGGCTCACCCATTTTTATCATGAAGCTCGCCGACAGCGCCAGGCATTTGGAGGTTCAGCTTCTTGCTGATCAGTACGGCAACAACATCTCCCTTTTCGGCAGAGATTGCTCGGTCCAGCGCAGACATCAAAAGATTATCGAAGAGGCCCCCGTCACCATCGCCAAGCCCATGACCTTCAAGGCCATGGAGGAGGCTGCTGTCCGTCTTGGTCGTCTCGTCGGTTACGTCTCGGCCGGTACCGTCGAGTACCTCTACTCCCACGCCGATGACAAGTTCTACTTCCTCGAGTTGAACCCCCGTCTGCAGGTCGAGCATCCTACCACTGAAATGGTCAGTGGTGTCAACCTTCCGGCTGCTCAGCTCCAGGTTGCCATGGGTATTCCCCTCCACCGCATCCGCGACATCAGACTGCTCTACGGCGTCGACCCCAGGACTGCCAGCGAGATCGACTTCGAGTTCAAGAACCCCGAGTCCGAGAAGACCCAGCGCAGGCCTACCCCCAAGGGCCACACCACTGCCTGCCGTATCACCTCCGAGGATCCCGGTGAGGGTTTCAAGCCATCCAACGGTGTGTTGCACGATCTCAACTTCCGTTCGAGCTCCAACGTCTGGGGTTACTTCTCCGTCGGTTCTGCCGGTGGTATTCACAGTTTCTCCGACTCGCAGTTCGGTCACATCTTTGCCTATGGCGAGAACCGTGCCGCCTCCCGAAAGCACATGGTCGTTGCCCTCAAGGAATTGAGCATCCGCGGTGACTTCCGTACCACCGTCGAGTACCTCATCAAGCTTTTGGAGACTGAGGCCTTCGAGGAGAACACCATCACTACCGGCTGGCTCGATGAGCTTATTTCCAAGAAGCTCACTGCTGAGCGTCCCGACCCCATTCTGGCCGTTGTTTGCGGTGCCGTCACCAAGGCCCACATTGCGAGCGAAGGCTGCATGACCGAGTACCGTGCTGGCCTTGAGAAGGGTCAGGTCCCCTCCAAGGACATCCTCAAGACTGTCTTCCCCGTCGACTTTATCTACGAGGGTTACCGCTACAAGTTCACCGTCACCAGGTCGAGCGCCGATAGCTACCATCTCTTCATCAACGGCTCCAAGTGCACTGTCGGCGTTCGTGCTCTGAGCGATGGTGGactcctcatccttctcAACGGCCGCAGTCACAACGTTTACTGGAAGGAAGAGGTCGCTGCTACCCGCATGTCGGTCGATAGCAAGACCTGTCTGCTGGAGCAGGAGAACGATCCCACCCAGTTGCGCACCCCCTCTCCCGGTAAGCTCGTCAAGTACACCGTCGAGAACGGCGAACACGTCAGCGCCGGCCAGACCTTCGCTGAGGTCGAGGTCATGAAGATGTACATGCCTCTCATTGCCCAGGAGGATGGTATCGTCCAGCTTATCAAGCAGCCCGGCGCTACTCTCGAGGCCGGTGACATTCTTGGTATCCTCGCTCTCGATGATCCCAGCCGTGTCAAGCAGGCCCAGCCTTTCCTCGGCCAGCTTCCCGAGTTTGGTGCCCCTGTTGTTGTCGGCAGCAAGCCCGCTCAGAGATTCCGCCTTCTCTATGACACTCTTCAGAACATCCTCATGGGCTACGACAACCAGATCATCATGCAGCAGACCCTGAAGGATCTGATTGAAGTTCTTCGTGACCCCAAGCTCCCTTACAGCGAGTTCACCGCTCAATTCTCAGCCCTTCATGCCCGTATGCCTCAGAAGCTCGACGCCCAACTTACTCAGGTCCTCGAAAAGGCCTCTTCGCGTTCGGCCGAGTTCCCTGCCCGCAATCTCGGCAAGGTCTTCCAGAAGTTCCTGGACGAGAACGTTGCCTCCAAGGTTGACGCTGAGCTGCTGAAGACCACCTTGGCCCCTCTCACCACCGTCATCGACCAGTACTCTGAGGGCCAGAAGGTCCATGAGCTCAATGTCATTCGCGATCTTCTTACTTCTTACGTCGAGGTCGAGCGTCTCTTTTCTGGCCGTCGTCTGCAGGACGAGGAGGTTATTCTCAAGCTGCGTGATGAGAACAAGGAGGACATCAAGAAGGTCACCCAGACTGTTCTCTCTCACAGCAGGGTTGCGGCCAAGAACTCGCTCATTCTCGCGATTCTGGACGAGTACCGCCCCAACAAGCCCAACGTTGGCAACGTCAGCAAGTACCTTCGTCCCGTCCTTCGCAAGCTTGCCGAGCTCGAGTCTCGTCAGACTGCCAAGGTTTCCCTCAAGGCTCGTGAGATCTTGATCCAGTGCGCTTTGCCCTCTCTCGAGGAGAGAACCGCTCAGATGGAGCACATTCTTCGCTCCTCTGTCGTCGAGTCTCGCTACGGTGAGACTGGCTGGGATCACCGTGAGCCTAGCTTGGACATCATCAAGGAGGTTGTGGACTCCAAGTACACTGTCTTTGATGTCCTGACCCTTTTCTTTGCCCACGAGGATCCTTGGGTGTCCCTCGCTGCCCTTGAGGTCTATGTGCGCCGCGCCTACCGCGCTTACGTTTTGAAGAAGATTGAGTACCACACCGATGAGACCGagactccttccttcttgtcctgggATTTCTCTCTGCGCAAGCTTGGCCACTCCGAGTTCGGCCTGCCCATCCAGTCCGCTGCCCCCTCCACCCCGGGTACACCTGTGGACAGCACCTTCAAGCGCATCAGCTCTATCAGCGATATGTCCTACCTTTCCCACAAGACTCAGGATGAGCCTACCCGCAAGGGTGTGATCATTCCCTGCAAGTTCTTGGATGATGCGGATGAGCTCCTCAGTAGGGCTCTTGAGAAGCTCCCCGTGCTCGGAGCCCGCAAGAGAAACAGCGTGATTCCCGATCTCAACGAGAAGCGCAGACCTCCTCTTCAGCGCCTGGAGACCTTCGACGAGCTCTCCGCTGTCGTCAACGTTGCCGTCCGTGATGCCGAGGGTCGCAGCGACGAGGAGATTCTTAAGGAGATTCTTCCTCTTGTGCACCAACACAGGGAGGACCTGTTTGCCCGCCGGGTCCGCCGCATCACATTCGTCTGTGGTCGCAACGATGGCTCCTACCCTGGCTACTTCACTTTCCGTGGCCCTGAGTACGTTGAGGACGATAGCATCCGTCACAGCGAGCCTGCTCTTGCGTTCCAGCTCGAGCTCGGACGTCTGTCCAAGTTCAAGATCAAGCCTGTCTTCACCGAGAACAAGAACATTCATGTGTACGAGGCGATTGGCAAGGGTGTCGAGACCGACAAGCGCTACTTCACTCGCGCTGTCATTCGTCCTGGCCGTCTGAGGGACGAGATTCCTACTGCCGAATACCTCATCTCGGAGGCCGATCGCGTCATCAACGACATTTTCGATGCTCTTGAGATTATCGGCAATAACAATTCCGATCTCAACCACATGTTCCTGAACTTCACTCCGGTCTTCCAGCTTCAGCCCGAGGAAGTTGAGCACTCCCTCCAGGGCTTCCTTGACCGCTTCGGCCCTCGTGGCTGGCGCCTCCGTGTTGCCCAGGTTGAGATTCGCATCATCTGCACTGACCCTGCTACTGGCATGCCCTACCCGTTGCGTGttatcatcaccaacacctccGGCTATGTCATCCAGGTCGAGCTCTACGCCGAGCGCAAGTCGGAGAAGGGCGAGTGGGTGTTCCACTCCATCGGTGGCACCACCAAGATCGGCTCCATGCACTTGCTGCCGGTCAACACGCCGTACCCCACCAAGAACTGGCTCCAGCCTAAGCGTTACAAGGCTCACCTCATGGGCACCCAGTACGTCTATGACTTCCCTGAGCTCTTCCGCCAGGCTATCCAGAACAGCTGGGTCAAGGCTGTCCGGATGGACTCGTCTCTTGCCGACAAGCAGCCCCCTGTTGGCGAGTGCATTGAGTTCAGCGAGCTCGTGCTTGATGACCACGACAACTTGATCGAGGTCTCGCGTGAGCCTGGCACCAACACTTGCGGCATGGTTGGATGGCTCATCCGTGCGAGAACCCCCGAGTACCCCAACGGTCGCAAGTTCGTTGTCGTCGCCAACGACATCACCTTCAACATCGGCTCGTTCGGTCCCAAGGAGGacaacttcttcttcaagtgCACTGAGCTTGCCCGTAAGCTGGGTATTCCTCGCATCTACCTGTCCGCCAACTCGGGTGCCCGCTTGGGTCTCGCTACCGAGCTTATGCCTCACTTCAGCGTTGCCTGGAACGACCCCAGCAAGCCCGAGGCTGGCttcaagtacctctacctcgaCGATGCGGGCAAGAAGCGCTTTGAGAACACTGTCATCACCGAGGAGATTACCGAAGGAGACGAGAAGCGCCACAAGATTGTCACGATCGTTGGTGCTGAGGATGGTCTCGGTGTTGAGTGCTTGCGTGGCTCTGGTCTCATTGCCGGTGCCACCAGCAGGGCCTACAACGATATCTTTACCTGCACGCTCGTCACCTGCCGCTCCGTTGGTATTGGTGCTTACCTTGTCCGTCTTGGTCAGCGTGCTGTTCAGATTGAGGGCCAGCCCATCATTCTCACTGGTGCCCCTGCCCTCAACAACGTCTTGGGTCGCCAGGTCTACACCTCCAACCTGCAGCTTGGTGGTACCCAGATCATGTACCGCAACGGTGTCTCCCATTTGACCGCCAACGATGACTTTGCTGGTGTCTCCAAGATCGTCGAGTGGATGTCGTTTGTTCCTGACAAGCGCAATAACCCTGTGCCTATCAGCGTCAGTGTCGACACTTGGGATCGTGACGTTGTCTACACCCCGCCTCAGAAGCAGCCTTACGACGTCAGGTGGATGATCGGTGGCAAGGAGGACGAGAACGGCTACCAGCCTGGTCTCTTCGACAAGGACTCCTTCGTCGAGACTCTTGGTGGATGGGCCAGGACTGTCGTCGTTGGTCGCGCTCGCCTTGGCGGTATCCCCATGGGTGTCATCGCTGTCGAGACCCGCTCTGTTGAGAACATCACTCCTGCCGATCCCGCCAACCCTGACTCGATCGAGCAGGTGGCCAACGAGGCTGGTGGTGTCTGGTACCCCAACTCCGCCTTCAAGACCGCCCAGGCCATTAACGACTTCAACAATGGCGAGCAGCTTCCGCTCATGATCCTTGCCAACTGGCGTGGTTTCTCTGGTGGTCAGCGCGACATGTACAACGAGGTTCTCAAGTACGGTTCTTTCATCGTCGACGCCCTCGTCAAGTTCGAGCAGCCTGTCTTCATCTACATTCCTCCCTTCGGCGAGCTTCGTGGTGGCTCGTGGGTCGTCGTCGATCCCACCATCAACCCTGTCGCCATGGAGATGTATGCTGATGTGGATGCTCGCGGTGGTGTTTTGGAGCCTGAGGGTATCATTGGTATCAAGTACCGCAAGGACAAGCAGCTTGAGACTATGGCCCGCCTTGACCCCGTCTATGCCGACCTCAAGAGGCAGAGCGCCGATGCCAGCCTCCCCAAGGAGGAGTCTGA